A portion of the Streptomyces coeruleoprunus genome contains these proteins:
- a CDS encoding NAD(P)H-dependent oxidoreductase translates to MTTYDTPSQPKKILVVTAHPEPRSLNAALTAFAVRHLRAAGHQVRVSDLYAMKWKAQVDADDFPDHADGGRLDVLAGHERATLAGRLTPDVAAEQEKVVWSDAVVLQFPLWWFSVPAILKGWFDRVFTNGFAHGPAVPPPYSEGALGGRRALVSVTVGARESAFSDRGVHGPLADVLHPVQHGLFWFTGMAPLEPFALYGTVDVSSERFERAQREYGRRLDGLFTDPPVPFRTLTGGDYDREMRLLPGREAPGAHGLGLHVSP, encoded by the coding sequence ATGACCACGTACGACACACCGTCGCAGCCGAAGAAGATCCTTGTCGTCACCGCTCACCCGGAACCCCGTTCCCTCAACGCCGCCCTGACCGCGTTCGCGGTCCGGCACCTGAGGGCGGCGGGCCACCAAGTGCGGGTGTCCGACCTGTACGCCATGAAGTGGAAGGCGCAGGTGGACGCCGACGACTTCCCCGATCACGCCGACGGCGGGCGGCTGGACGTGCTGGCCGGCCACGAACGGGCCACGCTGGCGGGCCGGCTGACGCCCGACGTCGCGGCCGAGCAGGAGAAGGTGGTGTGGTCGGACGCGGTGGTCCTGCAGTTCCCGCTGTGGTGGTTCTCCGTTCCCGCGATACTCAAGGGCTGGTTCGACCGGGTGTTCACCAACGGGTTCGCGCACGGTCCCGCCGTGCCGCCGCCCTACAGCGAGGGGGCCCTTGGGGGGCGTCGGGCGCTGGTGTCGGTGACCGTCGGGGCCCGGGAGTCGGCGTTCTCCGACCGGGGCGTCCACGGGCCGCTGGCGGACGTCCTCCACCCGGTGCAGCACGGCCTGTTCTGGTTCACCGGCATGGCGCCGCTCGAACCGTTCGCGCTGTACGGCACCGTCGACGTGTCGTCGGAACGGTTCGAGCGGGCCCAGCGGGAGTACGGGCGCAGGCTGGACGGGCTCTTCACGGACCCCCCGGTCCCGTTCCGGACGCTCACCGGCGGCGACTACGACCGGGAGATGCGGCTCCTGCCGGGCCGGGAGGCGCCGGGAGCACACGGCCTCGGCCTGCACGTCAGCCCGTAG
- a CDS encoding helix-turn-helix transcriptional regulator codes for MNGVDEAVRKDRAEAEPDGNAEAGRTADAFGDPRRALGVFLRARRARVAPEHVGIAGGRRRRVRGLRREELSQLAGISVDYYVRLEQGRATQPSPEVLDALARALRLDAAEREHLANLAGSRRGPAPEARVSPVLRRILDSLSGFPAFATNHRLDVVAWNGLGAELIGGLDGPARRDRNNARFLFLDPASRTVHPEWEDRAREAVGQLQVAAGRYPDDPELTALVAELAVHSRDFRRIWDTGEVVMCAAGHKRLRHPQAGTLTLDYETLHVPAAPGETGLVVHVFSAEEGSEEAAALARLARPAGSARGVGG; via the coding sequence GTGAACGGGGTGGACGAGGCGGTGCGCAAGGACCGAGCAGAGGCGGAACCGGACGGGAATGCCGAAGCCGGGCGCACCGCCGACGCGTTCGGCGACCCGCGCCGGGCGCTCGGCGTCTTCCTGCGGGCCCGTCGCGCCCGCGTCGCGCCGGAGCACGTCGGCATCGCGGGAGGCCGCCGGCGACGCGTACGCGGACTGCGCCGCGAGGAACTCTCCCAACTCGCCGGCATCAGCGTCGACTACTACGTCCGGCTCGAACAGGGCCGTGCCACCCAGCCGTCCCCCGAAGTGCTCGACGCGCTCGCCAGAGCCCTGCGCCTCGACGCGGCCGAGCGCGAACACCTCGCCAACCTCGCCGGCAGCCGGCGCGGTCCGGCACCGGAGGCCCGGGTCAGTCCCGTGCTGCGGCGGATCCTCGACTCGCTGAGCGGCTTCCCCGCCTTCGCCACGAACCACCGCCTCGACGTGGTCGCCTGGAACGGCCTGGGCGCCGAACTGATCGGCGGCCTCGACGGACCGGCCCGCCGCGACCGGAACAACGCCCGCTTCCTCTTCCTCGACCCGGCCTCGCGCACCGTCCACCCGGAGTGGGAGGACAGGGCGAGGGAAGCCGTGGGACAGCTCCAAGTCGCCGCCGGGCGGTACCCGGACGACCCGGAACTGACCGCACTCGTCGCCGAACTGGCTGTGCACAGCCGCGACTTCCGCCGGATCTGGGACACGGGCGAGGTCGTGATGTGCGCCGCGGGCCACAAGCGGCTGCGCCACCCGCAGGCCGGGACGCTGACCCTGGACTACGAGACGCTGCACGTACCGGCGGCGCCCGGCGAGACGGGCCTGGTCGTCCACGTGTTCAGCGCCGAGGAGGGCAGCGAGGAGGCCGCCGCCCTCGCCCGGCTGGCCCGCCCCGCCGGGTCCGCCCGTGGGGTCGGCGGGTGA
- a CDS encoding ADP-ribosylglycohydrolase family protein, translating to MDSADHTRTPAPAPVPTPALRSLRGLSLGDAFGERWFPLFREPRQAIEEIRARRMPEEPRWHWTDDTAMALGIVYVLERHGEIRPATLALAFAAGHRADPGRGYGSGMHELLPRLLDAPEDWASLSRALFDGQGSLGNGAAMRVAPLGAWFADDVERVVRQAEASALVTHAHPEGVAGAVAVAVAAALSARGELDLRAVLRHTPDSAVRAGLARAADLPFTTEPWRAADVLGNGQRIRADDTVPFALWSAARHPDDLVSALWTTAEGLGDVDTTCAITGGVVGARTGVDSVPPAWLERVEALPGR from the coding sequence ATGGACTCGGCCGATCACACCCGTACACCCGCGCCCGCACCCGTACCCACGCCCGCTCTCCGCAGCCTTCGGGGCCTCAGCCTCGGCGATGCCTTCGGCGAGCGGTGGTTTCCGCTCTTCCGGGAGCCGCGGCAGGCCATCGAGGAGATCCGCGCCCGCCGCATGCCGGAGGAGCCTCGGTGGCACTGGACCGACGACACCGCGATGGCGCTCGGCATCGTGTACGTCCTCGAACGCCACGGCGAGATCCGGCCGGCCACTCTGGCGCTGGCCTTCGCCGCCGGACACCGGGCCGACCCGGGGCGCGGCTACGGCAGCGGCATGCACGAACTGCTGCCCCGCCTGCTCGACGCCCCGGAGGACTGGGCGTCGCTGTCGCGGGCCCTCTTCGACGGGCAGGGCAGCCTCGGCAACGGCGCCGCGATGCGCGTGGCTCCCCTGGGCGCGTGGTTCGCGGACGACGTGGAGCGGGTCGTACGGCAGGCGGAGGCGTCCGCGCTGGTGACGCACGCGCACCCCGAGGGCGTGGCGGGTGCGGTGGCGGTCGCCGTCGCCGCGGCCCTGTCGGCCCGTGGTGAACTGGACCTGCGCGCGGTCCTGCGCCACACCCCCGACAGCGCGGTCAGGGCGGGCCTCGCGCGTGCGGCCGACCTGCCCTTCACCACGGAGCCGTGGCGCGCCGCGGACGTGCTCGGCAACGGGCAGCGCATCCGCGCCGACGACACGGTCCCGTTCGCCCTCTGGTCCGCCGCCCGCCACCCCGACGACCTGGTCTCGGCCCTGTGGACCACGGCCGAGGGCCTGGGCGACGTCGACACCACGTGCGCGATCACCGGCGGTGTCGTGGGTGCCCGCACGGGCGTGGACTCGGTCCCGCCCGCGTGGCTGGAGCGGGTGGAGGCGCTGCCCGGCCGGTGA
- a CDS encoding peptidase M23, with protein sequence MNLRRSLKALSGASVLAAALALAPAAHADAPATGAGEVRSAAGWPQVYIWASDVNVRHDPADADCVFYPSRASCPTVVAKVSRLTVSAHCQRQGETIHDAGYSNKWWTLVETPAGKIGWVNNIYIKGGEKIAGVPDCNW encoded by the coding sequence GTGAACCTACGACGTTCGTTGAAGGCGCTGTCGGGCGCCTCGGTTCTGGCCGCCGCGCTGGCCCTCGCACCCGCGGCGCACGCCGACGCGCCGGCGACAGGGGCGGGGGAGGTGCGATCCGCGGCGGGATGGCCGCAGGTGTACATCTGGGCGAGCGACGTGAACGTCCGGCACGACCCCGCCGACGCCGACTGCGTCTTCTACCCTTCGCGCGCCAGCTGCCCGACCGTCGTGGCGAAGGTCTCCCGCCTCACGGTGTCCGCGCATTGCCAGCGGCAGGGCGAGACGATTCACGACGCCGGTTACAGCAACAAATGGTGGACGCTGGTGGAGACGCCCGCCGGAAAGATCGGCTGGGTGAACAACATCTACATCAAGGGCGGCGAAAAGATCGCCGGGGTGCCCGACTGCAACTGGTGA
- a CDS encoding DUF6355 family natural product biosynthesis protein — translation MRRISSALRAVTAAGIVAVTAIGGGLVTAPAAGAAPAGVLACGWDPDAPSGRAYYNHCTGDGSWIWIRVERHNADGFDKCVGPGRTYLGSTSVIKYAWYKGGTC, via the coding sequence GTGCGACGGATTTCCTCTGCTCTGCGCGCCGTGACCGCGGCGGGCATCGTGGCCGTCACGGCCATCGGCGGCGGCCTGGTCACCGCGCCCGCGGCGGGCGCCGCGCCCGCCGGCGTGCTCGCCTGCGGCTGGGACCCGGACGCGCCCTCCGGGCGCGCCTACTACAACCACTGCACGGGCGACGGAAGCTGGATCTGGATCCGCGTCGAGCGGCACAACGCCGACGGCTTCGACAAGTGCGTCGGCCCGGGCCGTACGTACCTGGGGAGCACCTCGGTCATCAAGTACGCCTGGTACAAGGGCGGCACGTGCTGA
- a CDS encoding helix-turn-helix transcriptional regulator — protein sequence MPILRTRDYERMLDLAVAVLESERPEHIWPLVAEELLRALDAGVVVGKDAEWGTSRGRVVAWRRHAGEFDLDETVLRHVRGGHPFAAHYATRTDRTPLTAAQLVGERAWRHSDTADVLHRAFGTRHVLGLPLPGVSGHVRGFLVYRDGRDFTDRERLYCSRIQPLLAAAAARGGLPARPARPARPARTPRAAGAAQAARAAGAEARTGAWLDTADGSGGAAVAEKAATAQAVTASAAGRLSLTARETTVLRMLSEGLPAAAMARRLGISVRTVHKHLENLYRKLDTVDRLGAVLRAQQAGLLVAPYAG from the coding sequence GTGCCGATTCTGCGGACGCGCGACTACGAACGCATGCTGGATCTGGCGGTGGCCGTACTGGAATCCGAGCGGCCGGAGCACATCTGGCCTTTGGTCGCCGAGGAGTTGCTGCGCGCACTGGACGCCGGCGTGGTCGTCGGCAAGGACGCGGAGTGGGGCACGTCCCGGGGCCGCGTCGTCGCCTGGCGGCGGCACGCGGGGGAGTTCGACCTCGACGAGACGGTCCTGCGCCATGTACGGGGCGGCCACCCGTTCGCCGCCCACTACGCGACCCGCACGGACCGGACGCCGCTGACCGCCGCGCAACTCGTCGGCGAGCGGGCCTGGCGGCACAGCGACACCGCCGACGTGCTGCACCGGGCCTTCGGCACGCGCCATGTGCTCGGGCTCCCGCTGCCCGGCGTGAGCGGCCATGTGCGCGGGTTCCTCGTCTACCGCGACGGCCGCGACTTCACCGACCGGGAGCGTCTCTACTGTTCCCGTATCCAGCCTCTTCTCGCCGCCGCGGCGGCCCGGGGCGGACTGCCGGCGCGTCCGGCGCGTCCGGCGCGTCCGGCGAGGACGCCTAGGGCGGCGGGGGCGGCGCAGGCGGCGCGGGCGGCCGGGGCGGAGGCAAGGACGGGGGCGTGGCTGGACACGGCGGACGGTTCAGGAGGCGCCGCCGTCGCCGAGAAGGCCGCCACTGCGCAAGCGGTCACGGCCAGTGCCGCCGGGCGCCTGTCCTTGACCGCCCGCGAGACGACGGTCCTGCGGATGCTGTCGGAGGGCCTGCCGGCCGCCGCCATGGCCCGCCGCCTCGGGATCTCCGTACGCACCGTGCACAAGCACCTGGAGAACCTCTACCGGAAGCTGGACACCGTCGACCGGCTCGGCGCGGTCCTGCGTGCCCAACAGGCCGGGCTCCTGGTCGCGCCGTACGCCGGTTGA
- a CDS encoding DUF2165 domain-containing protein gives MSVRNEHAGERRGPWAGLGGLPVAAAALTGTVAIYMALVAFGNLTDFGTNRQFVRHVLAMDTTFKDPDLMWRAIESTVLQDAAYVAIIAWETLTACVLLVATWLWCAGLRRRAYDRARRVSSVGLVMVLLLFGLGFMAIGGEWFVMWQSSDWNGLDAAARNVMLAGVALVAVHLRSAVPDTPAASESPAASESAAA, from the coding sequence ATGTCGGTCCGGAACGAGCACGCGGGTGAGCGGCGTGGCCCATGGGCGGGTCTCGGCGGGCTGCCGGTGGCGGCTGCCGCGCTGACGGGTACGGTCGCGATCTACATGGCCCTGGTGGCGTTCGGGAACCTCACCGACTTCGGCACGAACCGGCAGTTCGTGCGGCATGTCCTGGCGATGGACACGACTTTCAAGGATCCGGACCTGATGTGGCGGGCGATCGAGTCGACCGTGCTGCAGGACGCCGCCTACGTCGCCATCATCGCCTGGGAGACGCTCACGGCGTGCGTGCTCCTCGTGGCCACGTGGCTCTGGTGCGCCGGGCTGCGCCGCAGGGCCTATGACCGTGCTCGGAGGGTGAGCAGCGTCGGGCTGGTCATGGTGCTGTTGTTGTTCGGGCTGGGCTTCATGGCCATCGGCGGTGAGTGGTTCGTGATGTGGCAGTCGTCCGACTGGAACGGTCTGGACGCGGCCGCCCGCAACGTCATGCTGGCCGGCGTCGCGCTCGTCGCCGTCCACCTCCGGTCCGCGGTGCCGGACACGCCTGCCGCCTCGGAGAGCCCTGCCGCCTCGGAGAGTGCCGCCGCGTGA
- a CDS encoding alpha/beta hydrolase, translating to MPTFSAHDGTELAYHTLGEGTPLVCLPGGPTDSAYLGDLGGLSAHRRLIRLDLRGTGRSARPADAASCRCDRLVDDVEALREHLGLERMDLLAHCAGANLAALYVGRHPERVGRLALVTPSVRAVGLTISGELRRDTALLRRGEPWFPEAFAALEAIVAGTATADSWRAVAPFSYGRWDEAARAHQAAGEELMNGEVVAAYGADGAFDPAATRVALARFASPVLLLAGELDIAAPPRTMAEFAGLFPEAELVVQAGAGHHPWLDDADAFVAATTAFLDARAVAR from the coding sequence ATGCCCACGTTCTCCGCTCACGACGGAACCGAACTCGCCTATCACACCCTCGGTGAAGGCACCCCCCTCGTCTGCCTGCCCGGCGGGCCGACCGACTCCGCGTACCTCGGCGACCTCGGCGGCCTCTCCGCGCACCGCCGGTTGATCAGACTGGACCTCCGGGGCACCGGCCGGTCGGCGAGGCCGGCCGATGCCGCGTCCTGCCGTTGCGACCGGCTCGTCGACGACGTGGAGGCCCTGCGGGAGCACCTCGGTCTGGAACGGATGGACCTGCTCGCGCACTGCGCGGGCGCGAACCTGGCCGCGCTGTACGTGGGCCGCCACCCCGAACGCGTCGGCAGGCTGGCCCTCGTCACGCCGAGCGTCCGGGCCGTCGGCCTCACGATCTCAGGGGAGCTCCGGCGCGACACCGCGCTCCTGCGGCGGGGAGAGCCGTGGTTCCCGGAGGCGTTCGCGGCCCTGGAGGCGATCGTGGCGGGCACGGCCACGGCCGACAGCTGGAGGGCCGTCGCACCGTTCTCGTACGGCCGTTGGGACGAGGCGGCCCGGGCCCACCAGGCTGCCGGTGAGGAGCTGATGAACGGGGAGGTCGTGGCCGCCTACGGAGCCGACGGCGCCTTCGACCCGGCCGCGACCCGCGTGGCGCTCGCGCGGTTCGCGTCACCGGTTCTGCTGCTGGCGGGAGAGCTGGACATCGCCGCCCCTCCTCGCACGATGGCGGAGTTCGCCGGCCTGTTCCCGGAAGCCGAGCTGGTCGTCCAGGCCGGAGCGGGACACCACCCGTGGCTCGACGACGCCGACGCGTTCGTGGCGGCGACCACGGCGTTCTTGGATGCGCGCGCCGTGGCCCGGTGA
- a CDS encoding GNAT family N-acetyltransferase, producing MQSEPRFTVRPATLGDATLICALLNEIDTIETGQPDTELHSVEADLAHPEVDLAKDSWLAFEEDRLVAYALVWDDSGAERIDADHYVLPEHRAAGERLLALAEERAVERARANGASRAVVHLHLNTRPTTDLDMIGRRGWERVRRYHVMTRPLAPADMAVPEPPPGLVLRDCGDEADRRRAHALVQETFADHFDHQPRTYEQWLDDIGVAGVDWSLVWIASVGAEDVAVLFSRNDRQTMAWIGNIGVRRSFRGRGIASHLLRHAFAAYAAKGRDTIGLGVDTRNETGALRLYEAHGMRTHHAVDTWEVVLPVALQRV from the coding sequence ATGCAATCGGAACCCCGCTTCACCGTCCGTCCCGCCACCCTCGGCGACGCGACACTGATATGTGCGCTGCTCAATGAGATCGACACCATCGAGACGGGGCAGCCGGACACGGAGCTGCACAGCGTCGAGGCCGATCTGGCCCACCCGGAAGTCGACTTGGCGAAGGACTCGTGGCTCGCGTTCGAGGAGGACCGGCTGGTCGCCTACGCACTCGTGTGGGACGACTCCGGCGCCGAACGCATCGACGCCGACCACTATGTCCTGCCCGAACACCGTGCCGCCGGCGAGCGGCTGCTCGCCCTGGCCGAGGAACGCGCCGTGGAGCGGGCGCGCGCCAACGGCGCCTCCCGTGCCGTCGTCCACCTGCACCTCAACACCCGTCCGACCACCGACCTCGACATGATCGGGCGACGGGGCTGGGAGCGGGTGCGGCGCTACCACGTGATGACGCGTCCGCTGGCCCCCGCCGACATGGCCGTACCCGAGCCGCCCCCCGGTCTGGTGCTGCGCGACTGCGGCGACGAGGCGGACCGGAGGCGCGCCCACGCCCTGGTGCAGGAGACGTTCGCCGACCACTTCGACCATCAGCCGCGCACGTACGAGCAGTGGCTCGACGACATCGGCGTGGCCGGCGTGGACTGGTCCCTGGTGTGGATCGCCTCCGTCGGCGCGGAGGACGTCGCCGTGCTGTTCTCGCGGAACGACCGGCAGACCATGGCCTGGATCGGCAACATCGGCGTGCGCCGGTCCTTCCGCGGTCGCGGTATCGCCAGTCACCTGCTGCGGCACGCCTTCGCCGCGTACGCCGCGAAGGGCCGCGACACGATCGGACTCGGCGTCGACACCCGCAACGAGACGGGCGCGCTGCGACTGTACGAAGCACACGGCATGCGCACGCACCATGCGGTGGACACCTGGGAGGTGGTCCTCCCGGTGGCGCTGCAGCGGGTGTGA
- a CDS encoding LysR family transcriptional regulator produces the protein MRLSQVRVLLAVAEHGGFTAAAERIGMSQPHVSRAIAALEADLGAALLVRRRDGVALTEAGERAVARAREAVRHFDLIRPDVAAAVGQVTGSLRLASLPSATGTLIAPRLRTFTDRYPQVRVRLLEGFGPEIRGWLRNGAAEMGLVTLPAPGLHTVPLSADEMVALVPRDHALATADTVTVRALTREPFILSTGGCRPVILDAARRAGAALDVAYEAGELSAIIAMVDSGLGVSIVPTLGLPADLGGAVTRPLDPPISRSLALAVASLDDCSPAARAFLDHVQVP, from the coding sequence GTGAGGCTGTCGCAGGTGCGGGTACTGCTGGCCGTCGCCGAGCACGGCGGGTTCACCGCCGCGGCGGAACGGATCGGCATGTCTCAACCGCACGTCAGCAGGGCGATCGCCGCGCTGGAGGCCGACCTGGGCGCGGCGCTGCTGGTGCGGCGCCGAGACGGTGTCGCCCTTACCGAGGCCGGGGAGCGCGCCGTCGCCCGGGCCCGGGAGGCGGTACGGCACTTCGACCTGATCCGCCCGGACGTGGCGGCCGCCGTCGGACAAGTGACGGGGTCCCTGCGGCTGGCGAGTCTGCCGAGCGCCACAGGGACGCTGATCGCCCCCCGACTGCGCACGTTCACCGACCGCTACCCCCAGGTCCGGGTGCGTCTTCTGGAGGGTTTCGGCCCGGAGATACGGGGATGGCTCAGGAACGGAGCCGCGGAGATGGGCCTGGTGACCCTCCCGGCGCCCGGCCTGCACACCGTGCCACTGAGCGCCGACGAGATGGTCGCGCTGGTGCCACGGGATCACGCGCTCGCCACAGCGGACACAGTGACCGTGCGGGCGCTGACGCGCGAGCCGTTCATCCTGTCGACCGGCGGGTGCCGACCGGTCATCCTGGATGCCGCGCGCCGTGCCGGCGCCGCCCTCGACGTCGCCTACGAGGCGGGCGAACTGTCGGCCATCATCGCGATGGTGGACTCGGGCCTGGGGGTGAGCATCGTGCCTACCCTGGGCCTCCCCGCGGATCTCGGCGGCGCCGTCACCCGCCCCCTGGACCCACCGATCTCACGGTCCCTCGCCCTGGCCGTGGCTTCCCTCGACGACTGCTCTCCGGCCGCCCGGGCCTTCCTGGACCACGTTCAGGTCCCGTGA
- a CDS encoding alpha/beta hydrolase: MSSMTITRKTVDVDGRPASYLTAAGADGGADRPPVLLLHGTYWSRVWLPVLTELAAAGLRPVAVDLPGLGRSAGELDARSATVPALADWVRRFAAAVGADEPLRVAGHDIGGAIAQHLAVGGDTDVARLALVNSVTYDSWPVPGVERYRNPEVVAATGVDELLAARRTAVTTALGRPATEEEIAEYLDPWRSPRVGRSWMALAGAADSRYTLDLLPALRRSRIPKLLVWGEDDTFQNIAYAERFTQDIPHTELIRVPNAGHIPMENDAKTVASALSTFFLLDGS; the protein is encoded by the coding sequence ATGTCGTCGATGACCATCACCCGCAAGACCGTCGATGTGGACGGCCGGCCCGCCAGTTACCTGACCGCGGCAGGAGCGGACGGCGGCGCGGACCGTCCGCCCGTCCTGCTGCTGCACGGGACTTACTGGAGCCGGGTATGGCTGCCGGTGCTGACCGAGCTGGCAGCGGCAGGGCTGCGGCCCGTAGCCGTCGACCTGCCCGGCCTCGGCCGGTCGGCCGGCGAACTGGACGCCCGGTCCGCCACCGTGCCCGCGCTCGCCGACTGGGTGCGGCGCTTCGCCGCCGCAGTGGGCGCCGATGAGCCGCTGCGGGTGGCGGGCCACGACATCGGCGGGGCCATCGCCCAACACCTCGCGGTCGGCGGGGACACCGACGTCGCCCGGCTGGCCCTGGTCAACTCGGTGACCTACGACTCGTGGCCGGTGCCGGGCGTGGAGCGGTACCGGAACCCCGAGGTGGTGGCCGCCACGGGTGTGGACGAACTGCTTGCCGCCCGGCGCACCGCGGTCACCACCGCGCTGGGACGGCCGGCCACCGAGGAGGAGATCGCCGAGTACCTCGATCCCTGGCGCAGCCCGCGCGTCGGCCGTTCGTGGATGGCGCTGGCCGGCGCGGCGGACAGCCGTTACACCCTCGACCTGCTTCCGGCGCTGCGCCGCTCGCGGATACCGAAGCTGCTTGTCTGGGGAGAGGACGACACCTTCCAGAACATCGCGTACGCCGAACGCTTCACCCAGGACATCCCGCACACCGAACTGATACGCGTCCCCAACGCGGGCCACATCCCGATGGAGAACGACGCCAAGACGGTCGCGTCAGCACTCTCCACCTTCTTCTTGCTGGACGGGTCGTGA
- a CDS encoding Lrp/AsnC family transcriptional regulator translates to MPKVDDVDVMLLALLQQDATRSYASLGAAVGLSAGAAHDRVRKLRERGVIRGTRVDVEPAAVGRGVLAFVMVESTSWMGDSAEAFAAVPEIQEAHVIAGSASVLVKVRTATTEQLQDVLRRLYAIDGVSGTQATVVLETFFERPLLPSPEGDAEPA, encoded by the coding sequence ATGCCAAAGGTGGATGATGTCGATGTCATGCTGTTGGCGCTCCTCCAGCAGGACGCCACCCGGTCCTACGCCTCGCTGGGCGCGGCGGTCGGGCTGTCCGCGGGCGCCGCTCACGACCGTGTGCGCAAGCTGCGCGAACGCGGTGTCATCCGCGGCACGCGCGTCGACGTCGAGCCGGCGGCCGTCGGCCGCGGCGTCCTCGCCTTCGTGATGGTCGAGTCGACCTCGTGGATGGGCGACTCCGCGGAGGCGTTCGCGGCCGTCCCGGAGATCCAGGAGGCACACGTCATCGCCGGCAGCGCGTCCGTCCTGGTCAAGGTCCGCACGGCCACCACCGAGCAACTCCAGGACGTCCTGCGCCGCCTGTACGCCATCGACGGCGTCAGCGGCACCCAGGCCACCGTCGTCCTGGAGACCTTCTTCGAACGGCCCCTGCTACCGAGCCCCGAGGGGGACGCGGAACCGGCCTAG
- a CDS encoding SMP-30/gluconolactonase/LRE family protein, which translates to MPGRLVNGVYEVLDERFRTGRCANGDMRLERLYGDCRWAEGPVYVPAWRQVVWSDIPNDRMLRWDETTGTVGVFRSPAGHSNGNTLDRQGRLISCEQGNRRVTRTEHDGSVTVVADRFEGRRLNSPNDAVVRSDGSIWFSDPDFGITSDYEGHRAESEIGARNVYRVDPATREVRLAADGLRGPNGLVFSPDERHLYVSDTLRNQILVYEVRDDGGLSEGKVFAECRPGGGVFDNIRFDDEGRLWVAACDDGVHCYAPDGTLIGRLLVPETVSNIAFGGPKNNRLFITATTSLYSLMMSVTGAPRITR; encoded by the coding sequence ATGCCCGGTCGTCTGGTCAACGGTGTGTACGAGGTCCTGGACGAGCGGTTCCGTACCGGGCGGTGCGCCAACGGCGACATGCGCCTGGAGCGGCTGTACGGGGACTGCCGCTGGGCCGAGGGCCCCGTCTACGTACCCGCGTGGCGGCAGGTCGTCTGGAGCGACATCCCGAACGACCGCATGCTCCGCTGGGACGAGACAACGGGCACGGTCGGCGTGTTCCGCTCCCCGGCCGGCCACAGCAACGGCAACACGCTGGACCGCCAAGGCCGCCTGATCAGCTGCGAGCAGGGCAACCGGCGCGTCACCCGGACCGAACACGACGGATCGGTCACCGTCGTCGCCGACCGCTTCGAGGGACGCCGGCTCAACAGCCCGAACGACGCGGTCGTGCGCTCCGACGGCTCGATCTGGTTCTCCGACCCCGACTTCGGCATCACCAGCGACTACGAGGGCCACCGCGCCGAGAGCGAGATCGGCGCCCGCAACGTGTACCGCGTGGACCCCGCCACCCGCGAGGTCCGCCTCGCCGCCGACGGCCTGCGCGGGCCGAACGGCCTGGTGTTCTCACCCGACGAGCGGCACCTGTACGTCTCCGACACCCTCCGGAACCAGATCCTCGTCTACGAGGTGCGCGACGACGGCGGCCTGTCCGAGGGCAAGGTGTTCGCCGAATGCCGTCCGGGCGGCGGCGTGTTCGACAACATCCGGTTCGACGACGAGGGCAGGCTCTGGGTCGCGGCCTGCGACGACGGTGTCCACTGCTACGCCCCGGACGGGACGCTGATCGGCCGGCTGCTCGTACCGGAGACGGTCTCCAACATCGCGTTCGGCGGGCCCAAGAACAACCGCCTGTTCATCACGGCCACCACATCGCTCTACTCCCTGATGATGTCCGTGACGGGCGCGCCCCGCATCACACGCTGA